A window of Tumebacillus sp. BK434 genomic DNA:
CGGGTTGCCCCGCGTCACAAACAGCACCTGTACGGGCTGCTCCGTACCCTGCACCGCCAAAATTTCATCCGCCTGCGTGATCTTCGTGAACGCCCGGTAGTCGGTTCGCGCATCCGGCTTCATCAACTTCCGGTAGTCGAAGCGGTGCACCTGATTCGCATAATGCACGCCGCCGCCGGAGCGTCCGACCTGTCCGCTCATCGCACCCAAGGCGTCGATCAACCGGATCGTGTTGCCGCCGTTGGCGTAGCGCTGCAGCCCGAGCCCCAGCAGCGTCGCCACCGCCTTGCCGGAGCCGTAGCGCTCCGCCAGCCAGCGAATGTCGTCGGCCGGCACATCGGTGATCTCCGCCGCCTGCTCGACCGTCCATGTTCGCACATACTCAGCAAACGCATCATATCCGATGGCGTGCTCTTCGACAAACACCCGATCGACCAGCCCCTGCTGGAGCAGATGGGCCGCCATCCCCAGCACCAGCGCCCCGTCTGTGCCCGGCCGCGGTTGGAGCTGTCGCGTCGCTTTGCCGCTCAAATCGGTCATCAGCGGGTCGACGATGACCAGCTCCGCCCCGCGGTTCATCGCCCGCTTCAAAAACGGCATCATGTGCATGTTCGTCACCGAGACGTTGCGGCCCCAGACGACGATCACATCCGTATGTTCCGCCAAGTCCTCCGGATCGTGGCTTTTCCCATAGCCAAAATCGTATTTTTGCGCTTCCAGTCCCGCCCCCCAGCAGATCGAGCCGATCGTGTCGGTAAACCCGCCAAAGAGATTGAAAAAGCGACCCTCCAGATTCTTCAACAGCCCGGACGAGCCGTAATCATAGTGGTGCAGCACCGCCGTCGGCCCGTATTGCGCCTTGGCCTCCCGCATCTGCGCAGCGATCTCCTGAAACGCCTGCTCCCAGGAGATCTGCACCCACTCGCCGTCGACCTTCTTCAGCGGTGTCAGCACGCGCTCCTCATGATACAGCCGGTCGACCAGCTTCCGGCCTTTGATGCACAAGGACCCCTGCGTGATCGGATGATCAGGGTCGCCTTCGACTTTGATCAGCTTGCCGTCCTCGACATGCGCGATCATGCCGCAACAGTCCCAGCAGTCGAGCGGACAGGCTGTGCGAATCGTCTCCACCGCCATCAGGATTCGCCGCCTTTCCGCCGCAGCACTTTGCGCAGGTTGCGTTCGAAATCCCGGCGCGGGATCATCACCGAGCGTCCGCAGTTGACGCATTTCATGCGAATGTCCATCCCCAAGCGGATCACTTCCCACTCGTTGGCGCCGCAGGGGTGGCCCTTCTTCATTTGCACAACATCCCCGAGATCAAACTGTTTGGCCTCCATCGCTCTCTCTCCTCAGACGGGCTCAGCTTCCTGCCGCTGCCACCTTTTTCTTCTCATCCATGTCGGACTGCCCCGGAAACAGCGCGACCTGCTTGGGGTACGGAATCTCGATGCCTTCGCGGTCAAACGCCTCTTTGATCTTGTGCCGCAGCTCCCGTCCGACGCCGTAGTGCTCCATCGGCTTGCAATCCATCGTCATCCGTACGGTCACTTCGTGCGGCCCGATGTTCTGCACACCGAGCACCTGCGGCTCGCCGACCACATTTTCATTTTCCGACTGCACCTGCAAGCCGACCTCTTTCATCACAGCAAACACGCGCTGCAGATCCTCTTCAAACGCGACAAAAACGTCGACAACTGCCAACGAATTCGTCTTCGAATAGTTCGTCACTTGCTGGATCTGCGAGTTGGGGATGATATGGATCTCCCCGGTGTACGCCCGCACTTTCGAGATGCGCAGACCGACTTCCTCGACCGTCCCGCGAATCTGCAGATTGGTATTGATCATCACATTATCGCCCACACCGAACTGATCTTCAAAGATGATGAAAAATCCGGTGAGGATATCCTTCACCAAGCTCTGTGCCCCGAACCCGATCGCCAGGCCTGCTACCCCGGCCCCGGCGATCAGCGTGGTGACATTGATCCCGACGTTCGACAGAATCATCAGCGCGACCAGGAAGTACACCACATAGCGCATCACATTCAACATCAGAGCGATGATCGTCTTGCCGCGCCGTTCATCCATCCGCATCGTGCGGTGTGACAGCACGCGCCCGATCATCACGCGCCCCAGGTTCATCACAAGTTTCGCTGCGATCAGGATCAGCACGATCTTGATCACGATCCAGCCGATCCCCAGCCAAAAATCGG
This region includes:
- a CDS encoding DUF951 domain-containing protein, whose product is MEAKQFDLGDVVQMKKGHPCGANEWEVIRLGMDIRMKCVNCGRSVMIPRRDFERNLRKVLRRKGGES
- a CDS encoding mechanosensitive ion channel family protein; the encoded protein is MESIQKTLTNLGETLASADFWLGIGWIVIKIVLILIAAKLVMNLGRVMIGRVLSHRTMRMDERRGKTIIALMLNVMRYVVYFLVALMILSNVGINVTTLIAGAGVAGLAIGFGAQSLVKDILTGFFIIFEDQFGVGDNVMINTNLQIRGTVEEVGLRISKVRAYTGEIHIIPNSQIQQVTNYSKTNSLAVVDVFVAFEEDLQRVFAVMKEVGLQVQSENENVVGEPQVLGVQNIGPHEVTVRMTMDCKPMEHYGVGRELRHKIKEAFDREGIEIPYPKQVALFPGQSDMDEKKKVAAAGS
- a CDS encoding molybdopterin-dependent oxidoreductase — protein: MAVETIRTACPLDCWDCCGMIAHVEDGKLIKVEGDPDHPITQGSLCIKGRKLVDRLYHEERVLTPLKKVDGEWVQISWEQAFQEIAAQMREAKAQYGPTAVLHHYDYGSSGLLKNLEGRFFNLFGGFTDTIGSICWGAGLEAQKYDFGYGKSHDPEDLAEHTDVIVVWGRNVSVTNMHMMPFLKRAMNRGAELVIVDPLMTDLSGKATRQLQPRPGTDGALVLGMAAHLLQQGLVDRVFVEEHAIGYDAFAEYVRTWTVEQAAEITDVPADDIRWLAERYGSGKAVATLLGLGLQRYANGGNTIRLIDALGAMSGQVGRSGGGVHYANQVHRFDYRKLMKPDARTDYRAFTKITQADEILAVQGTEQPVQVLFVTRGNPVAQLPETGKTLAAYESIPCKVVIDMFLHDTGMIADYFLPCTTVFEEEDIMYSSMWHSYLAYVNRVVEPRGETRPDWMILQGLADELGFGEEFGRDVHAWMEEAMAPLQEDGITREKLQQDGFLKAHEEPVAWADFQFGTPSGKYEFASSAAAADGASPIPIFEEPVESPRRDRELARKYPYHLLTIHPRRSLNSQYYHVLKMPERPVVEISAFVAEETGLADGDLVRVYNERGEVLGNVKIVSGQHKRTIKIEEGWWGNRGTALNALTSNRRSDLGIGSAQYDCLVNLAKA